From the genome of Cytobacillus firmus, one region includes:
- a CDS encoding TerD family protein, whose amino-acid sequence MGVRLSKGQKVDLTKTNPGLQVVMAGLGWDVSHNQSQYDLDASAFLTGASGKVQSDSDFVFYNNPSGGNGSILYSSDNRTGAGTGDDEQIRIELNKVPQHIHRIAFTITIHDAQMKGQNFGQVSNAYVRIFNAMTNEELLRFDLGRDFTVETAIVAAELYRHNGEWKFNAIASGFQGGLAALCRNFGVSVDDEPAPSQQPSFGHGQFQQQANYGQQSHGFSPQQIQHSQSGHSPSSFGQPAYNQTAYSTPPSQPSAMGGQTGFGQPVQAQSYTDGNIACTRCGSTNIRTGQKGFGLGKAAIGGLILGPVGLLGGFIGKNQLKLTCNACGNSWSPNQTDYAQWANDQKRRAQELFTRFKSQDVMDAVVASCALVGMADGRLDPSERQKMIEFVNSSQELKVFDTQKVIQQFNMFVQRIEMDPIIGRAEAFKAVGRVRNKPEIARLVARYCIAIGYADGNFDQNEKQAVTEICMELGLNPHEFLS is encoded by the coding sequence GTGGGAGTTCGATTGAGCAAGGGACAAAAAGTAGATTTGACCAAAACCAATCCTGGTTTGCAGGTTGTGATGGCAGGATTGGGCTGGGATGTCAGCCACAATCAATCTCAATATGACCTGGATGCTTCAGCATTTTTAACAGGCGCATCCGGCAAAGTGCAAAGTGACAGTGACTTTGTGTTTTATAATAATCCATCCGGCGGAAACGGATCGATTCTCTACAGCAGTGATAACAGAACGGGAGCTGGCACCGGGGATGATGAGCAAATCCGCATCGAGTTGAATAAGGTGCCGCAGCATATCCATCGAATTGCGTTTACTATCACCATTCATGATGCCCAGATGAAGGGACAGAACTTCGGACAAGTTTCAAATGCCTATGTAAGAATTTTTAATGCCATGACGAACGAGGAGCTGCTCCGCTTCGACCTTGGCCGTGACTTTACTGTTGAAACAGCCATCGTCGCTGCAGAGCTTTACCGCCACAATGGCGAGTGGAAATTCAATGCCATTGCAAGCGGATTTCAGGGAGGATTAGCTGCCCTCTGCCGCAATTTCGGTGTTTCCGTAGATGATGAACCTGCTCCAAGTCAACAGCCGTCATTCGGGCATGGCCAATTTCAGCAGCAGGCAAATTACGGACAGCAGTCTCATGGATTCAGTCCACAGCAAATCCAGCATTCTCAATCAGGCCACAGCCCGTCTTCTTTTGGCCAGCCTGCCTACAATCAGACTGCATATAGCACGCCTCCTTCCCAGCCTTCTGCGATGGGCGGCCAAACAGGTTTTGGACAGCCGGTACAGGCTCAATCCTATACAGATGGGAATATTGCCTGCACCCGGTGCGGATCCACTAACATCCGCACCGGCCAAAAGGGATTTGGCCTTGGAAAAGCAGCAATCGGAGGACTCATCCTTGGCCCTGTAGGACTTCTTGGCGGCTTTATTGGTAAAAATCAGCTGAAGCTCACCTGTAATGCCTGCGGTAATTCATGGTCACCTAACCAGACAGATTACGCTCAGTGGGCCAATGACCAAAAGCGCCGCGCACAGGAGCTGTTCACCCGATTCAAGAGCCAGGATGTCATGGACGCCGTTGTAGCTTCATGCGCTCTTGTCGGCATGGCAGATGGCAGGCTTGATCCATCTGAACGCCAAAAGATGATCGAATTTGTAAACAGCAGCCAGGAATTAAAAGTGTTTGATACCCAAAAGGTGATACAGCAATTCAATATGTTCGTCCAGCGGATTGAGATGGACCCGATCATCGGCCGGGCTGAAGCCTTCAAAGCAGTTGGCCGGGTAAGAAATAAGCCTGAGATCGCCCGCCTCGTAGCCCGTTATTGCATCGCGATCGGTTATGCTGATGGGAACTTTGATCAAAATGAAAAACAGGCTGTTACAGAAATCTGCATGGAACTCGGATTAAACCCTCATGAATTTCTATCTTAA
- a CDS encoding MBL fold metallo-hydrolase has protein sequence MPMTSSTSGMIVNEADGVYCLTVQIVNVCFVRISEKPGDWVLVDAGMPKSAEKIMDAAEELFGENARPKAIILTHGHFDHVGAIINLVERWQVPVYAHTLEMPFLTGQQDYPKPDASVEGGLVAKMSPTFPHEGIDLGTHVQSYPEDGNVPHMEGWKWIHTPGHTPGHVSLFRESDRVLIAGDAFVTVKQESLYSVLTQEQEISGPPRYLTTDWDAARISVQKLEALQPDVAITGHGIPMAAAVLRESLTRLVNDFDEIAVPDHGKYVDGER, from the coding sequence ATGCCCATGACTTCCTCCACGAGCGGAATGATTGTAAACGAAGCGGATGGAGTTTACTGCCTGACAGTTCAGATTGTCAATGTTTGTTTTGTGCGAATATCAGAAAAGCCCGGCGACTGGGTTCTGGTTGACGCAGGCATGCCAAAATCTGCAGAGAAAATCATGGATGCCGCCGAAGAACTTTTTGGAGAGAACGCCAGACCGAAAGCCATTATTCTTACACATGGCCACTTTGACCATGTTGGTGCAATTATTAATTTGGTTGAGCGCTGGCAGGTTCCTGTATACGCACACACACTGGAAATGCCATTTTTAACAGGTCAGCAGGATTACCCAAAACCTGACGCGAGTGTTGAAGGCGGACTTGTCGCAAAGATGTCCCCCACTTTTCCGCATGAAGGCATCGATCTCGGAACCCATGTTCAGTCCTATCCTGAAGACGGAAATGTTCCCCATATGGAAGGATGGAAATGGATCCACACACCAGGTCATACCCCTGGCCATGTTTCCTTGTTCAGGGAGTCGGATCGTGTGCTGATTGCAGGTGATGCTTTCGTAACTGTGAAACAGGAATCCTTATACAGTGTCCTCACCCAGGAACAGGAAATCAGCGGCCCGCCCCGCTATCTGACGACAGATTGGGATGCGGCCAGGATATCCGTACAGAAACTTGAAGCCCTTCAGCCGGATGTTGCCATCACAGGACACGGCATTCCCATGGCTGCCGCTGTATTAAGGGAAAGCCTCACCAGACTTGTAAATGATTTTGATGAAATTGCCGTTCCAGACCACGGAAAATATGTAGACGGGGAACGCTAG
- a CDS encoding glycerophosphodiester phosphodiesterase, with translation MNKRAKVFAHRGVSGHFPENTMAAFQAALEAGADGIELDVQMAKDGMLVIIHDEKVDRTTGGTGYIKDMTFEEILQLDAGSWFAEVNAGETIPDLEKFLKWAVMEGNELLINIELKNDLIDYPGMEKKVIDLIFKYGLEQRVIISSFNAESLRRVRDCHLTIQTGYLIEGIPENALEMAKTIGADSIHCQERFALSELGRRAMEAGFPLRVYTVNDETRSEFLTNAGVEVIMTDFPERFLK, from the coding sequence TTGAATAAAAGAGCGAAAGTATTTGCGCATCGCGGTGTCAGCGGGCATTTTCCGGAAAACACGATGGCCGCATTCCAGGCTGCTTTGGAGGCAGGAGCAGATGGCATTGAATTGGATGTGCAGATGGCGAAGGATGGTATGCTTGTAATCATTCATGACGAAAAAGTGGACAGAACGACAGGCGGAACCGGTTATATTAAGGACATGACCTTTGAAGAAATCCTGCAGCTTGATGCCGGGAGCTGGTTTGCGGAAGTTAACGCCGGAGAAACAATCCCCGATTTGGAGAAATTCTTAAAATGGGCAGTGATGGAGGGCAACGAACTGCTGATCAATATTGAATTGAAAAATGATTTGATTGACTATCCAGGGATGGAAAAAAAGGTGATTGACCTTATCTTTAAGTATGGGTTGGAACAGCGCGTCATTATCTCATCCTTCAATGCGGAGAGCCTGAGGAGAGTCCGGGACTGCCATTTAACGATACAGACGGGTTATTTGATTGAAGGCATTCCTGAAAATGCACTTGAAATGGCGAAAACTATCGGTGCAGACAGTATTCATTGTCAAGAGAGGTTTGCCCTATCCGAGCTTGGAAGGAGAGCAATGGAAGCAGGGTTTCCGCTGCGGGTATATACCGTAAATGATGAAACCCGCAGCGAATTTTTAACTAATGCCGGAGTAGAAGTGATTATGACTGATTTTCCGGAAAGGTTTTTGAAATAA
- a CDS encoding DMT family transporter translates to MKNIKTYILLTSIMALWGLNVSIIKILVSYFPPVSITSLRILTAGITVFLILGIMGKVRKPSVREISYIVFGGFLSVVSHHFLLAIGLTGTSAVNGGLILGAGPLLTAILSSILLRHKPTGIQVLGFLLGGAGVTFIVLSGSKGISSLTPGDFFVFLSILAQALSFIVISKASKTLDPRLLTGYMLVFGGVILFVMASVMEPGGLKGISEAPAYVWAAFAASAVLATAVGHMVYNTAIRNIGPAEASIFLNLNTFFSLAGSALILGEVITINHLLGLVLIVGGVLSGSGALEDLVFRKRRKENSQYM, encoded by the coding sequence GTGAAGAACATAAAAACATACATTCTCCTCACTTCCATCATGGCTTTGTGGGGATTGAATGTCAGCATAATAAAAATTCTTGTCAGTTATTTTCCTCCGGTTTCGATTACTTCTCTGCGAATATTAACTGCAGGCATAACGGTGTTTTTAATATTAGGCATAATGGGAAAAGTGAGGAAGCCGAGCGTAAGGGAAATCTCGTACATTGTTTTTGGCGGTTTTCTGAGTGTTGTCAGCCACCATTTTCTTCTGGCTATAGGACTAACGGGGACAAGTGCAGTGAATGGAGGGCTTATATTAGGTGCGGGTCCTCTCTTGACAGCTATATTGTCTTCCATTCTGCTGCGCCACAAGCCTACAGGCATTCAGGTGCTTGGTTTTCTGCTTGGCGGTGCAGGCGTGACTTTTATTGTTCTTTCAGGTAGTAAAGGGATATCGAGCTTAACTCCGGGCGATTTCTTTGTGTTTTTGTCCATTCTTGCACAGGCTCTTAGTTTCATTGTGATTAGCAAGGCCTCGAAAACGCTGGATCCGCGATTGCTGACAGGCTATATGCTGGTTTTTGGAGGAGTGATCCTGTTTGTTATGGCGAGCGTGATGGAACCTGGGGGACTTAAGGGCATATCAGAAGCCCCAGCCTATGTTTGGGCTGCATTTGCCGCATCTGCCGTGTTGGCAACAGCTGTCGGCCATATGGTTTATAACACTGCCATCCGCAATATCGGGCCGGCAGAAGCCAGTATTTTTTTGAACCTGAATACCTTTTTCTCATTGGCAGGCTCGGCGCTGATCCTTGGTGAAGTCATTACCATCAACCACTTGCTTGGACTGGTTCTTATTGTGGGAGGTGTTCTTTCAGGATCTGGAGCATTGGAGGATTTAGTTTTCAGAAAGCGGAGAAAAGAGAATAGCCAGTATATGTAA
- a CDS encoding D-2-hydroxyacid dehydrogenase, whose amino-acid sequence MTKRTCIITHDLEPSQLKKIKEIIPDWELISGKDSANWQNEMKKAEVIAGWKKELKEMVLDGDSKLRWFQSWSAGVDSLPLAEMELQDIQITSANGVHANPISETIFALMLGLTRKIHTYVKNQQAKVWHHSGLKLEIHNKTIGLIGTGAIGKETARIAKAFGMKVIGVRHSGKPEEYFDEMYTSGQLNDVLPQCDYVVVTLPLTQETQQLFGSEQFALMKDSSFFINIGRGEIVKERDLIDALQNGVIAGAGLDVFEKEPLSEDSTLWELDNVIVTPHTAGSTEYYTRRVIEDIFIPNLKEYINRGIPGINLVDYKKGY is encoded by the coding sequence ATGACAAAAAGAACCTGTATCATTACCCATGATCTGGAACCCTCACAGCTAAAAAAAATAAAAGAAATCATTCCCGATTGGGAGCTCATTTCCGGCAAGGATTCCGCAAACTGGCAAAATGAAATGAAAAAAGCCGAAGTCATCGCCGGCTGGAAAAAGGAACTTAAAGAGATGGTCCTTGACGGAGACAGCAAACTCCGCTGGTTCCAGTCCTGGAGTGCAGGTGTCGATTCCCTCCCCCTGGCAGAAATGGAATTACAGGACATCCAGATTACGAGCGCTAATGGCGTACATGCCAACCCTATTTCTGAAACCATTTTCGCTCTCATGCTCGGGCTTACCCGCAAAATCCATACATATGTGAAAAATCAGCAAGCTAAAGTATGGCACCATTCCGGACTAAAGCTCGAAATACATAATAAAACCATCGGCCTGATTGGCACAGGAGCCATCGGAAAAGAAACGGCCAGGATTGCCAAAGCATTCGGCATGAAGGTGATTGGAGTCCGTCACTCCGGAAAACCTGAAGAGTATTTTGATGAAATGTATACGTCCGGACAGCTGAACGATGTGCTTCCGCAATGTGACTATGTTGTGGTCACCCTTCCGCTTACACAGGAAACCCAACAGCTATTCGGATCCGAACAGTTTGCTCTCATGAAGGATTCTTCCTTCTTTATCAATATCGGCCGGGGTGAAATTGTAAAGGAAAGAGATTTGATCGACGCACTGCAGAACGGCGTGATTGCCGGTGCAGGGCTTGATGTATTTGAAAAAGAACCGCTTTCTGAAGACAGCACGCTGTGGGAGCTTGATAATGTCATCGTTACTCCGCACACAGCCGGATCAACGGAATACTATACCAGACGTGTAATTGAAGATATATTTATTCCCAATTTAAAAGAATATATAAACAGAGGTATACCAGGCATTAATCTTGTTGATTATAAAAAGGGATATTAA
- a CDS encoding glutamine--tRNA ligase/YqeY domain fusion protein produces MENNSNFIRTIIKEDLESGKRKDVITRFPPEPNGYLHIGHAKSIVINFGLADDFNGKTNLRFDDTNPLKEDQEYVDAIKEDVKWLGYEWEELHFASNYFEEMYNRAVLLIKKGKAYVDDLSQEEIRQYRGTLTEPGKESPYRSRSAEENLDLFERMRKGEFENGAKVLRAKIDMSSPNVNLRDPVIYRVSHATHHNTGDTWCIYPMYAFAHPLEDAIEGVTHSLCTTEFEDQRPLYNWVVSECEMESTPQQIEFGRLNITNTVMSKRKLKQLVEENYVDGWDDPRMPTISGLRRKGYTPEAIREFVKETGVSKGSGVVDEAMLEHFVREDLKMKAPRTMGVLRPLKVVITNYPEDQTEMLDAEINPENPEMGMRQIPFSREIYVEQDDFMEDPPKKYFRLFPGNEVRLKHAYFIKCNDVIKDENGNVVELHCTYDPETKSGSGFTGRKVKGTLHWVDAKSAIPAEFRLYEPLILDEDADRNAEADTDEALENEAEGKTFLDYVNPNSLEIVHGFIEPNMNDVKAQDKFQFFRHGYFNADPKYTTAEKPVFNRIVSLKSSFKLK; encoded by the coding sequence TTGGAAAACAATTCAAATTTTATACGAACGATTATTAAAGAGGATCTGGAGTCGGGAAAGCGCAAAGATGTCATTACCCGTTTCCCGCCTGAGCCGAACGGTTATCTTCATATCGGACATGCCAAATCGATTGTCATCAACTTCGGCCTGGCAGACGACTTTAACGGCAAGACGAATCTTCGTTTTGATGACACGAACCCGCTTAAGGAAGATCAGGAATATGTGGATGCCATTAAAGAAGATGTTAAATGGCTTGGCTACGAGTGGGAGGAGCTTCATTTTGCTTCAAATTACTTCGAAGAAATGTATAACCGCGCTGTTCTTTTAATTAAGAAAGGAAAAGCTTATGTGGATGATTTAAGCCAGGAAGAGATCCGCCAATACCGCGGAACACTGACAGAGCCTGGAAAAGAAAGTCCATACCGCAGCCGTTCAGCAGAAGAGAATCTGGATTTATTTGAACGCATGCGCAAAGGCGAATTCGAAAACGGAGCAAAGGTTCTTAGAGCGAAGATTGACATGTCTTCACCGAACGTAAACTTGCGTGATCCGGTTATCTATCGTGTTTCACATGCAACTCACCATAATACAGGTGATACATGGTGCATCTACCCGATGTATGCTTTTGCCCACCCGCTTGAAGATGCAATTGAAGGGGTTACCCATTCCTTATGCACAACTGAATTTGAAGACCAGCGCCCGCTATATAACTGGGTTGTCTCAGAGTGTGAAATGGAAAGCACACCACAGCAAATCGAGTTTGGCCGCCTGAATATTACTAATACAGTAATGAGTAAAAGAAAATTAAAGCAGCTTGTAGAAGAAAATTATGTTGATGGCTGGGATGACCCGCGGATGCCGACGATTTCCGGTTTAAGACGCAAGGGCTACACTCCGGAAGCAATCCGCGAGTTCGTAAAAGAAACGGGTGTTTCAAAAGGCTCAGGTGTAGTGGATGAAGCGATGCTTGAGCATTTTGTGCGCGAAGACCTGAAAATGAAGGCTCCCCGCACAATGGGTGTACTTCGTCCGTTAAAGGTTGTAATTACGAACTACCCGGAAGATCAGACTGAAATGCTTGATGCAGAAATCAATCCGGAGAACCCGGAAATGGGCATGCGCCAAATTCCATTCTCAAGGGAGATTTATGTAGAGCAGGACGACTTCATGGAAGATCCGCCGAAAAAATATTTCCGCCTCTTCCCTGGCAATGAAGTCCGCTTAAAGCATGCTTATTTCATCAAGTGCAACGATGTCATTAAGGATGAGAATGGCAATGTTGTGGAACTTCATTGCACATATGACCCTGAAACAAAGAGCGGATCAGGCTTTACCGGCCGAAAGGTAAAGGGGACTCTTCACTGGGTGGATGCCAAGAGTGCCATTCCGGCTGAATTCCGTTTGTACGAGCCATTGATTCTTGACGAAGATGCCGATCGGAATGCTGAGGCAGATACGGATGAGGCTCTTGAAAACGAAGCAGAAGGCAAAACGTTCCTTGACTACGTGAATCCGAATTCGCTTGAAATTGTTCATGGTTTCATCGAGCCAAATATGAATGATGTAAAAGCCCAGGATAAGTTCCAATTCTTCCGCCATGGCTATTTCAATGCAGACCCAAAATATACGACAGCAGAAAAACCTGTCTTTAACAGGATTGTTTCACTGAAGAGTTCATTTAAATTGAAATAG
- a CDS encoding alpha/beta hydrolase: MSVKYPVLEGAEPFYFEGNEIGILVSHGFTGSTQSMRPIGEAYANAGYTVCGPRLRGHGTHYEEMETTTYQDWIHSVEEGYRWLKERCSTIFVTGLSMGGTLTLYMAEKYPEIKGIIPINAAVEIPDMAAAASLEDVRFLDAIGSDIKNPDIKELAYEKTPVKSLGQITELMKKVKADLGKVTCPALIFVSKEDHVVPPSNSQEIYSGIKSAAKELVTLDNSYHVATLDNDQDIIIDRTLHFLQRALETSSLQG, translated from the coding sequence ATGTCTGTAAAGTATCCGGTTTTAGAAGGAGCAGAACCTTTTTATTTTGAAGGTAATGAGATTGGGATTCTGGTTTCTCATGGCTTTACCGGTTCAACTCAAAGTATGCGTCCGATAGGGGAAGCTTATGCAAATGCTGGATATACGGTCTGCGGTCCACGCCTGAGGGGACATGGCACTCATTATGAAGAAATGGAAACAACGACCTATCAGGACTGGATTCATTCTGTTGAAGAAGGTTATCGGTGGCTGAAAGAGCGCTGCAGTACGATATTCGTTACAGGTCTGTCAATGGGCGGCACCCTGACATTGTATATGGCCGAGAAATATCCGGAGATTAAGGGGATTATCCCGATTAATGCAGCAGTTGAGATTCCTGATATGGCGGCAGCAGCCAGCCTGGAGGATGTCCGTTTCCTTGATGCAATTGGTTCAGACATAAAAAACCCTGATATAAAAGAGCTTGCCTATGAAAAGACACCGGTAAAATCGCTTGGTCAAATAACGGAACTAATGAAGAAGGTGAAAGCCGATTTAGGGAAAGTGACTTGTCCTGCGCTGATTTTTGTCTCAAAAGAAGATCATGTAGTTCCTCCTTCCAATTCACAGGAAATATACAGCGGCATTAAATCAGCTGCCAAGGAATTAGTCACCCTGGACAACAGCTATCATGTAGCAACGCTGGATAACGATCAGGATATCATTATAGATAGAACACTGCATTTTCTGCAGAGGGCACTGGAAACAAGCAGCCTTCAGGGGTGA
- a CDS encoding ASCH domain-containing protein, with translation MSNQHDPNTLPPKTCSVDRMVTVKEDVEKVLAGKKTATRRNGRYADVGEIMTLEGQDFVVDKVYSQSLGELTDEHARQEGFENLEDYKQSILSMHPGMPWLPQMRVWVHEFSAVTK, from the coding sequence ATGTCAAATCAGCATGACCCAAATACATTACCGCCGAAAACATGTTCAGTAGACCGCATGGTTACCGTTAAAGAGGACGTTGAAAAGGTTCTTGCAGGAAAGAAAACAGCTACACGCCGCAACGGCCGCTATGCTGATGTGGGAGAAATCATGACACTTGAGGGACAGGACTTTGTTGTAGATAAAGTTTATTCACAATCCCTTGGTGAGTTAACAGACGAGCATGCCCGCCAGGAAGGCTTCGAAAATTTGGAAGACTACAAGCAATCCATCCTTTCCATGCATCCGGGAATGCCTTGGCTTCCGCAAATGCGTGTATGGGTTCATGAATTCAGCGCAGTGACGAAGTAA
- a CDS encoding MFS transporter, whose product MHLEKAAKETLWSKSFIMLMVGNLFVFMSFQMLIPTLPPYIKSIGATGLEIGLVTALFSIGAVLSRPFIGFMLEYKARKQLVLIGAAALLAITIIYPLSSVVMIFLLFRFIHGLAWGWSTTVNGTAAVDVVPNSRLGEGMGYYGLSVTIGMIIAPSLGIYLYQITSFTNLIYISSVLGVIAIVLLAIVRYETPEAVMKTRKEDLKFSYLGSLVEKSSWFPAFITILVTFGYGSIVTFIVIFGEERGIDQIFLFYLFNAIMASLSRPVAGKWFDQRGPMELVLLCTFLTFIGMWVLSFAHSNLFIIISGILFGIGFGSLIPTLQSWTLSMTPSNRRGVANGMFFSSIDLGIGLSGLVFGVLAQFVETAALFQISSVFLILGMAVTVIYGKRRRAARPQQAS is encoded by the coding sequence ATGCACTTGGAAAAGGCTGCAAAAGAGACTTTATGGTCAAAGTCTTTCATTATGCTGATGGTTGGGAATTTGTTTGTTTTTATGTCGTTTCAGATGCTGATTCCAACATTGCCTCCATATATAAAGTCCATTGGGGCGACTGGTCTTGAAATTGGGCTGGTAACGGCACTGTTTTCGATTGGAGCCGTTTTGAGCAGGCCTTTCATCGGATTCATGCTGGAATATAAAGCAAGAAAGCAGCTGGTACTGATTGGTGCAGCAGCGCTTTTGGCAATAACCATTATTTATCCGCTTTCAAGCGTGGTGATGATTTTTCTGTTGTTCCGATTCATTCATGGCCTTGCATGGGGCTGGTCAACTACTGTGAATGGGACAGCGGCTGTAGATGTAGTGCCTAATTCCAGGCTCGGAGAGGGAATGGGTTACTATGGCCTGAGCGTTACGATTGGAATGATCATTGCTCCAAGTCTTGGAATCTATCTATATCAGATTACTTCCTTTACAAATCTTATTTATATCTCAAGCGTACTAGGGGTGATTGCCATTGTGCTCCTGGCCATTGTCCGCTACGAAACGCCTGAGGCTGTTATGAAAACAAGGAAAGAAGATCTTAAATTCTCTTATCTGGGCTCTTTAGTTGAAAAATCCAGCTGGTTTCCTGCGTTCATCACAATACTTGTGACCTTTGGATATGGCTCCATCGTAACGTTCATCGTTATTTTTGGCGAAGAGCGGGGCATTGATCAGATATTCCTATTCTACCTGTTTAATGCGATTATGGCATCGCTATCAAGGCCGGTTGCCGGAAAGTGGTTTGACCAGCGGGGGCCGATGGAGCTCGTGCTGCTGTGCACGTTCCTGACTTTCATAGGAATGTGGGTACTTTCCTTCGCTCATTCGAATTTGTTTATTATCATTAGCGGAATCTTGTTTGGAATTGGCTTTGGCTCATTGATTCCTACTCTGCAGTCCTGGACGTTATCCATGACACCATCCAACCGGCGCGGTGTGGCAAATGGAATGTTCTTCTCCTCCATCGACCTTGGCATTGGACTAAGCGGGCTTGTATTTGGGGTGCTTGCACAGTTTGTGGAAACGGCGGCGCTCTTCCAAATATCAAGTGTGTTCCTGATTCTGGGCATGGCTGTTACAGTCATCTATGGGAAACGGCGCCGGGCCGCCCGGCCGCAGCAGGCCTCATAA
- a CDS encoding DUF421 domain-containing protein: MYLSITVKMAVGLVMLLAVTRILGKKELSQVTPFDFVYAVVLGGIIEETIYDEKVTALQVIYSALLWGAFIYIIEILAKKKNIFRRILKGRESILVKEGKLDVKEMEKNHLEMEQLRTMLRQKGVFSMNEVKYAYLETNGGLSVMKYQKGEPVTPEMMKLEVKEKNPSILLIDEGEVVEDGLTLLGKDGKWLRESIKTEGYHNIKEIFCAEWSEEEGFYIVAYKK, translated from the coding sequence ATGTATTTATCTATAACAGTAAAGATGGCTGTGGGGCTGGTAATGCTGTTAGCGGTAACCCGTATTCTTGGAAAGAAGGAGCTTTCACAGGTAACCCCCTTTGACTTTGTCTATGCGGTTGTTCTTGGAGGGATCATTGAGGAAACGATTTATGATGAGAAAGTAACGGCGCTTCAAGTTATCTATTCGGCTCTATTATGGGGAGCATTTATTTATATCATTGAAATTCTGGCAAAAAAGAAAAATATATTCAGAAGGATTTTAAAAGGCAGAGAGTCGATCCTGGTCAAGGAAGGCAAGCTGGATGTAAAAGAGATGGAGAAAAATCATCTTGAGATGGAACAGCTTAGGACGATGCTGCGCCAGAAAGGAGTATTCAGCATGAACGAAGTCAAATATGCTTATCTTGAAACCAATGGGGGCTTAAGCGTAATGAAATATCAAAAAGGAGAGCCTGTCACTCCTGAAATGATGAAACTTGAGGTAAAGGAAAAGAATCCTTCCATTTTACTGATTGATGAAGGAGAAGTAGTGGAAGACGGCTTGACATTATTGGGTAAAGATGGAAAGTGGCTGAGGGAATCCATTAAAACCGAAGGCTATCATAATATCAAAGAAATATTCTGTGCGGAATGGTCGGAAGAAGAAGGGTTTTATATTGTAGCTTATAAAAAATGA